The proteins below are encoded in one region of Paenibacillus albus:
- the xerD gene encoding site-specific tyrosine recombinase XerD — MRAHLRTFIQFLRERRRLSTNTLDSYERDLSNFIEYVQTQGVTQVADIQKHHLSLYMLQLKQQGRAVATMSRHLVSIRAFFHFLITERHVQSDPSIHLESPKQEKKLPKVLSIDDVEKLLTAPDTSNNAGIRDSAMLEVLYATGIRVSELIALNCDHINLSLGFIRCMGAADKERIVPFGAVAAEALNTYINEVRDKLLKQDKVEQALFLNLQGARITRQGFWKIIKKYAAEANIVSDITPHTLRHSFAAHLLENGADLRSVQEMLGHADISTTQVYVGLTKPRIKEVYNLAHPRARMK; from the coding sequence ATGAGAGCGCATCTGAGAACATTTATTCAGTTTTTACGGGAACGACGTAGGCTATCCACGAATACTTTAGACTCCTACGAGCGTGATTTGTCGAATTTCATTGAATATGTCCAAACCCAAGGCGTGACGCAAGTGGCCGATATCCAAAAGCACCATCTGTCTCTGTACATGCTTCAATTGAAGCAGCAAGGGAGGGCGGTTGCAACGATGTCCAGGCACCTCGTGTCTATTCGCGCCTTTTTTCATTTTTTGATTACGGAACGGCATGTACAGTCGGATCCCTCCATTCATCTGGAATCGCCTAAGCAGGAGAAGAAGCTGCCGAAGGTGCTCTCAATAGATGATGTAGAGAAGCTGCTTACTGCACCTGATACGAGCAACAATGCCGGCATTCGCGATTCTGCGATGCTTGAAGTGCTTTATGCAACGGGGATCCGAGTGTCTGAACTTATTGCGTTAAACTGTGATCATATTAACTTGTCGCTCGGGTTCATAAGGTGTATGGGCGCTGCCGACAAAGAGCGGATTGTTCCCTTTGGAGCAGTAGCTGCGGAGGCGCTCAACACGTACATAAATGAGGTTAGGGACAAGCTGCTGAAACAGGACAAAGTGGAGCAGGCGCTGTTTCTGAATTTGCAAGGAGCACGAATTACGAGGCAGGGCTTCTGGAAAATAATTAAGAAATACGCTGCGGAAGCTAACATCGTCAGCGATATAACCCCTCATACGCTGCGACACTCTTTTGCCGCTCATTTGCTGGAGAATGGAGCCGATTTGCGTTCCGTACAGGAGATGCTTGGACATGCCGACATCTCCACGACGCAGGTGTACGTCGGGCTGACGAAGCCGCGTATCAAAGAGGTGTACAACCTCGCGCACCCGCGAGCAAGAATGAAATAA